Proteins from one Halovivax limisalsi genomic window:
- a CDS encoding endonuclease NucS domain-containing protein has translation MLEDTIRVLAGDCTVLFEGADRTEYRGRVTTVVKPDNTVLVHDVDGYQPVAWLTRADSVASDHSGGFSLVAQKDDQLLRIVTHESDGFSNYHASPAGNPIGTCRTCDGTLIRAGDVRCLDCGVRYAIPDDATVREESCDCGLPRIRAERGLAFDICLDRDCESLDDAVREAFDREWECPECDGDLRILRRGGLIAGCERYPTCETGFVVPTGVLDGRCPCGLPAFDTGSGRRCLDAGCDRAARPTVAE, from the coding sequence ATGCTCGAAGACACCATTCGAGTCCTCGCCGGCGACTGCACCGTCCTCTTCGAGGGAGCCGATCGAACGGAGTATCGCGGCCGGGTGACGACCGTCGTCAAGCCGGACAACACGGTTCTCGTCCACGACGTCGACGGCTACCAGCCCGTCGCCTGGCTCACGCGGGCCGACAGCGTCGCCAGCGACCACTCGGGCGGCTTCTCACTCGTCGCTCAGAAAGACGACCAGCTCCTTCGGATCGTCACGCACGAGAGCGACGGTTTTTCGAACTATCACGCCTCGCCGGCCGGGAATCCGATCGGGACGTGCCGGACGTGCGACGGGACCTTGATCCGGGCGGGCGACGTCCGATGTCTCGATTGCGGCGTTCGGTACGCGATCCCCGACGACGCGACGGTTCGCGAGGAGTCCTGCGACTGCGGCCTGCCCAGAATCCGCGCCGAGCGCGGCCTCGCGTTCGATATCTGTCTGGATCGCGACTGCGAGTCGCTCGACGACGCCGTTCGCGAGGCGTTCGATCGCGAGTGGGAGTGTCCCGAGTGCGACGGCGACCTGCGAATCCTCCGACGCGGCGGCCTCATCGCCGGGTGCGAACGCTACCCCACTTGCGAGACCGGCTTCGTCGTCCCGACCGGTGTTCTCGACGGCCGGTGTCCGTGCGGCCTCCCCGCCTTCGATACGGGTTCCGGCCGTCGATGTCTGGACGCGGGCTGTGATCGCGCGGCGAGGCCGACGGTGGCGGAGTGA
- a CDS encoding transcriptional regulator, translated as MPTLKVTVGERDRLDQRTRSRIEAAQEGEDLEPAQPVLNFDSYGALSRLLSPKNLELLEVISEHEPGSIRDAAELVDRDYKQVHRNLTELADIGVIELEGGGPGQAKEPKLSYDGLEIDIPFARSNGIAGSAAP; from the coding sequence ATGCCCACACTCAAAGTCACTGTCGGTGAACGCGACCGTCTCGACCAGCGTACGCGCAGCCGCATCGAGGCCGCCCAGGAGGGGGAAGACCTCGAGCCGGCCCAGCCGGTATTGAACTTCGACTCGTACGGAGCACTCAGCCGGCTGCTCAGTCCGAAGAATCTGGAACTGCTCGAGGTGATTTCCGAACACGAGCCCGGGAGCATTCGCGACGCTGCCGAGCTGGTAGATCGCGACTACAAGCAGGTCCATCGCAATCTCACCGAGCTCGCGGACATCGGCGTCATCGAGCTCGAAGGCGGCGGGCCGGGCCAAGCGAAGGAACCGAAGCTGTCGTACGACGGGCTCGAAATCGACATCCCGTTCGCCCGATCGAACGGAATCGCCGGTTCAGCAGCGCCATAG
- the endA gene encoding tRNA-intron lyase: protein MALEGVLDGDVVRVGADARQRFHDARGYGYPLSGNEIALSPVEAAHLLYTDNLTGIRVEDDEASALDFRAFVAREPGTNFAVRYLVYADLRSRGLYLSPAREPWISPERFDDVTDRTDFAVYPRGQGPGDGDLAYALRVVGERTDVAASDLDPGVLAVVDEESEPTYFELAAPSIEGDSARVAERGPGVADAAPADADAAGIEQVGTEPADADLLTDRVIVWNPPEALYERTFFGQPLDGREYDGDRPAIQCSLLEATYLARLGAIDLDPRDVADRGLAVEGDRFARRRRVYRTLRERGVVPKTGYKFGADFRTYADVESVDDLGHSAHLIRVVPSSHVFEPRDLSLDVRLAHGVRKTLVVAIVADEPAHPDDPGEGITWRSIERLTP from the coding sequence ATGGCACTCGAGGGCGTCCTCGACGGCGATGTCGTCCGCGTCGGGGCCGACGCGCGACAGCGATTCCACGACGCGCGCGGGTACGGCTATCCCCTTTCGGGCAACGAGATCGCGCTCTCGCCGGTGGAAGCGGCGCACCTCCTCTACACGGACAATCTGACCGGCATCCGGGTCGAGGACGACGAGGCGTCGGCGCTCGACTTTCGGGCGTTCGTCGCGCGCGAACCGGGCACGAACTTCGCCGTCCGGTATCTCGTCTACGCGGACCTGCGATCGCGCGGGCTCTACCTCTCGCCGGCGCGCGAGCCCTGGATCTCGCCGGAGCGCTTCGACGACGTCACGGACCGGACCGACTTCGCCGTCTACCCGCGCGGACAGGGGCCGGGGGACGGCGACCTCGCGTACGCCCTGCGGGTCGTCGGCGAGCGGACCGACGTCGCCGCGAGCGACCTCGACCCCGGCGTCCTGGCGGTCGTCGACGAGGAGAGCGAGCCCACGTACTTCGAACTCGCGGCGCCGTCGATCGAGGGCGATAGCGCCCGCGTCGCCGAACGGGGGCCGGGAGTGGCCGACGCGGCGCCGGCCGACGCCGACGCAGCCGGTATCGAGCAGGTCGGCACCGAACCGGCCGACGCCGATCTCCTCACCGACCGCGTGATCGTCTGGAATCCGCCCGAAGCGCTCTACGAACGAACGTTCTTCGGCCAGCCGCTCGACGGGCGCGAGTACGACGGCGACCGCCCGGCCATCCAGTGTTCGTTGCTCGAAGCGACGTACCTCGCTCGCCTCGGCGCGATCGATCTCGACCCTCGCGACGTGGCGGATCGCGGTCTCGCCGTCGAGGGTGATCGGTTCGCCCGCCGGCGCCGGGTGTACCGGACCCTCCGCGAGCGCGGCGTCGTCCCCAAGACGGGTTACAAGTTCGGCGCGGACTTTCGAACCTACGCCGACGTCGAGTCGGTCGACGACCTCGGTCACTCCGCGCACCTGATCCGGGTCGTTCCGTCCTCGCACGTCTTCGAACCGCGCGACCTCTCGCTCGACGTCCGCCTGGCCCACGGCGTCAGGAAGACGCTGGTCGTCGCGATCGTCGCGGACGAGCCCGCACATCCTGACGATCCCGGCGAGGGAATCACCTGGCGGTCGATCGAGCGACTAACGCCGTGA
- a CDS encoding toxin-antitoxin system TumE family protein — MASYTTIEDWQAVEGGHVVDVTIRQTEDENYPCGWDYSLHLGEIGGDTLLRYDNAHERTKGHERHTRNDVERIEFPGMLTLYDRFKRETEELSPISWDRLA; from the coding sequence ATGGCGTCCTACACGACCATCGAAGACTGGCAGGCTGTCGAAGGCGGTCACGTCGTGGATGTGACCATCCGACAGACGGAGGACGAGAACTATCCGTGCGGGTGGGATTACAGCCTGCATCTCGGGGAAATCGGCGGCGACACCCTCCTTCGATACGACAACGCACACGAACGGACGAAGGGGCACGAGCGCCACACGCGGAACGACGTCGAACGCATCGAGTTTCCTGGGATGTTGACGCTGTATGACCGCTTCAAGCGCGAGACCGAGGAACTGTCGCCCATCTCGTGGGACCGGCTCGCGTAG
- the rio1 gene encoding serine/threonine-protein kinase Rio1 produces MGEEYGLVETDASEVAGDEWEEIDVSDTEADRIARKRDREFDQFRKRLTDADQFKVEQSVFDDATFAALYKLVQDGHVEAFGGPISTGKEANVYQALGPDDTEVAVKIYRINASNFRQMRDYLEGDPRFEGLGGKKKDVVLAWVKKEFANLKRAKRAGVRVPDPIATERNVLVMEYIDDASGRAKRLGEVHVENPETAYEVLREYMRRLYAAGIVHGDLSEYNVVFQDGQLVVIDFGQAVTVHHPNSRGFLERDCRNVASFFSRQGLETDADDLLAFVTDPEPDPSRTE; encoded by the coding sequence ATGGGAGAGGAGTACGGTCTGGTCGAAACGGACGCGAGCGAGGTCGCGGGCGACGAGTGGGAGGAGATCGACGTCTCCGACACGGAGGCCGATCGCATCGCTCGCAAGCGCGATCGCGAGTTCGACCAGTTCCGGAAACGGCTCACCGACGCCGACCAGTTCAAGGTCGAGCAGTCGGTCTTCGACGACGCGACCTTCGCCGCGCTCTACAAACTCGTCCAGGACGGTCACGTGGAAGCCTTCGGCGGGCCGATCTCGACGGGCAAGGAGGCGAACGTCTACCAGGCGCTCGGGCCGGACGACACGGAGGTCGCGGTGAAGATCTACCGGATCAACGCCTCGAACTTCCGGCAGATGCGCGACTACCTGGAGGGCGACCCACGATTCGAGGGCCTCGGCGGGAAGAAGAAGGACGTGGTCCTCGCGTGGGTGAAAAAGGAGTTCGCCAATCTGAAACGGGCGAAACGGGCCGGCGTGCGCGTCCCCGATCCGATCGCGACCGAGCGAAACGTCCTCGTCATGGAGTACATCGACGATGCCTCCGGGCGAGCCAAGCGTCTCGGCGAGGTCCACGTCGAGAATCCTGAGACGGCCTACGAGGTCCTCCGGGAGTACATGCGCCGGCTCTACGCGGCGGGCATCGTCCACGGCGACCTGAGCGAGTACAACGTCGTCTTCCAGGACGGCCAGCTGGTCGTCATCGACTTCGGCCAGGCCGTCACCGTCCACCACCCCAACAGCCGGGGCTTCCTCGAGCGCGACTGTCGCAACGTCGCCTCGTTTTTCTCCCGGCAGGGTCTCGAGACCGACGCCGACGACTTGCTCGCGTTCGTGACCGATCCCGAACCGGACCCGTCGCGAACCGAGTGA